A genomic window from Erythrobacter sp. BLCC-B19 includes:
- a CDS encoding DUF4019 domain-containing protein — MIRIVVLALGLLVSPPLLAQSPPREVNIQMGSEAGWVPSDTLEQQARAAFDRFNALTEAGDYPAAHAMLSDSFAAAYPLARFGEQREEGRIARGALVSRKVLQLTWAKDPPGAPVPGIFAVFDSSARFAQAERFCGYTVLHLAPGASDFRVMRIEENGLDDATFAAIAAQHSPVQALLVWRLLARSCPNFTPEPLPADLSAGIEYTSVAEARTAVAVRPGIDTRTINGWTVLTDEAARAIWSFAPESSPAYPAVIKRWVDAVGENASAARMAMLCEGDKRTCDAAMDDMALKNGFTPVSFEQ; from the coding sequence GTGATCCGGATAGTTGTGCTGGCTCTGGGCCTGCTTGTGTCGCCCCCGTTACTGGCGCAGTCACCCCCGCGCGAGGTCAATATCCAGATGGGGTCGGAAGCCGGTTGGGTGCCTTCCGACACGCTCGAACAGCAGGCAAGGGCCGCCTTTGATCGGTTCAATGCCCTGACGGAGGCGGGCGACTATCCTGCCGCCCACGCGATGCTGAGCGACAGCTTTGCCGCGGCCTATCCGCTCGCCCGTTTCGGCGAACAGCGTGAAGAGGGTAGGATAGCCCGAGGCGCGCTTGTGTCGCGCAAGGTGCTGCAGCTGACCTGGGCCAAGGATCCGCCCGGCGCTCCGGTTCCGGGCATTTTTGCCGTGTTCGACAGCAGCGCACGGTTCGCGCAGGCCGAGCGCTTCTGCGGCTACACCGTTCTCCATCTCGCGCCCGGTGCCAGCGATTTCCGGGTGATGCGGATTGAGGAAAACGGCCTCGACGATGCGACCTTTGCGGCCATCGCAGCCCAGCACAGCCCGGTGCAGGCGTTGCTGGTGTGGCGCCTGCTGGCGCGCTCTTGCCCTAATTTCACGCCCGAACCGCTGCCTGCCGATCTGTCGGCGGGGATCGAATATACCAGCGTTGCCGAGGCCCGTACCGCGGTTGCGGTTCGCCCCGGCATCGACACCCGCACGATCAATGGCTGGACGGTGCTGACCGACGAGGCCGCGCGCGCGATCTGGTCATTCGCGCCCGAAAGCTCGCCTGCCTACCCCGCCGTGATCAAGCGCTGGGTTGATGCGGTGGGCGAGAATGCCTCGGCCGCACGCATGGCGATGCTGTGCGAAGGCGACAAGCGGACCTGCGATGCCGCGATGGACGACATGGCTCTCAAGAACGGCTTTACGCCGGTGTCCTTCGAGCAATAG
- a CDS encoding SDR family NAD(P)-dependent oxidoreductase, whose amino-acid sequence MSLSRSIAGRVAIVTGAASGMGRATARLFASEGAQVAVVDLDLAACEAVAAECGAGARAYALDVADGAAITRTVAQIAADFGRIDILVNNAGVSSFCALDDPAYEDIWYRALAVMLTAHQRMVRAALPHLRQSDAARIVNIASTEGLGATPGDTPYVAAKSGVVGLTRGLAVDLGPEGITVNCICPGPIRTAMTDAVAEEHKAIFAKRRTALRRYGEPEEVAHMTLSLVLPAASYITGVAIPVDGGLMARNA is encoded by the coding sequence GTGAGCCTGTCACGCTCCATCGCGGGCCGGGTCGCCATCGTTACAGGCGCGGCGAGCGGCATGGGCCGGGCGACGGCGCGCCTGTTCGCTAGCGAGGGGGCGCAGGTGGCGGTGGTCGATCTCGACCTTGCCGCCTGCGAGGCGGTCGCGGCGGAATGCGGCGCGGGCGCGCGCGCCTATGCGCTCGATGTGGCGGACGGGGCGGCCATCACGCGCACCGTGGCGCAGATCGCTGCCGATTTTGGCCGCATCGACATTCTGGTCAACAATGCCGGGGTTTCGAGCTTCTGCGCCCTCGATGATCCCGCCTATGAGGACATCTGGTACCGCGCGCTTGCGGTGATGCTGACCGCGCATCAGCGCATGGTGCGCGCCGCCCTGCCCCACCTGCGCCAGAGCGATGCGGCCCGGATCGTCAACATCGCCTCGACCGAGGGCTTGGGCGCAACCCCCGGCGATACGCCCTATGTCGCGGCCAAGAGCGGCGTCGTGGGCCTGACGCGCGGCCTCGCGGTCGATCTCGGCCCCGAAGGCATCACGGTCAATTGCATCTGCCCGGGCCCGATCCGCACCGCGATGACCGATGCTGTCGCCGAGGAGCACAAGGCGATCTTCGCCAAGCGCCGCACCGCCCTGCGACGCTATGGCGAGCCCGAGGAGGTTGCGCATATGACGCTGTCCCTCGTGCTGCCGGCGGCCAGCTACATCACCGGTGTCGCGATCCCGGTCGACGGCGGACTGATGGCGCGCAACGCCTGA
- a CDS encoding AMP nucleosidase, whose translation MIDIPSILSQLQQHYDDAVRTLRDDVIAFGRDGTVPPARKREDGSYAYPQVILRYAGVGAPRDRSRAFGRLEMPGTYATTITRPDLFAHYLTEQLTLIAAEYEVDVTVERSRQEIPFPYVLDGEAGAAMVGISPQDIAAHFPSTDLALIGDELADGIELDGTSDIPLSLFDGLRTDYSLARLKHYTGSEVSDFQDFILFTNYHRYVDEFVNWGAAQIGTDGYVALTGAAGLDIREPTTHAQDQLNDTAWRRHQMPAYHLIREDGRGITLVNIGVGPSNAKTICDHLAVLRPHAWLMIGHCGGLRSTQKIGDFVLAHAYLRDDHVLDPVLPPEVPIPPIAEVQQAMAFAAEKVAGVQGANLKQRMRTGTVVTTDDRNWELRYSSSAKRFSQSRAIAIDMESATIATQGYRFRVPYGTLLCVSDKPLHGEIKLPGQANKFYEEAIAAHLQMGIVACAMLRDEGDRLHSRKLRAFNEPPFR comes from the coding sequence ATGATCGACATTCCCAGCATCCTCAGCCAGCTGCAGCAGCATTACGACGACGCGGTGCGCACCCTGCGCGACGACGTGATCGCCTTCGGGCGTGACGGCACCGTCCCGCCGGCCCGCAAGCGCGAGGATGGCAGCTATGCCTACCCGCAGGTCATCCTGCGCTACGCCGGCGTCGGCGCCCCGCGCGATCGCAGCCGCGCATTCGGCCGGCTCGAGATGCCCGGTACCTATGCCACCACCATCACCCGCCCCGATCTCTTCGCGCATTACCTGACCGAGCAGCTGACCCTGATCGCCGCCGAATACGAGGTCGATGTCACGGTCGAACGGTCGCGTCAGGAAATCCCCTTCCCCTATGTCCTCGATGGTGAGGCAGGCGCCGCGATGGTCGGCATTTCGCCTCAGGATATCGCCGCGCACTTCCCTTCGACCGATCTTGCGCTGATCGGCGACGAGCTGGCCGACGGGATTGAGCTCGATGGCACCTCGGACATTCCGCTGTCGCTGTTTGATGGTCTGCGCACCGATTACTCGCTCGCGCGGCTGAAGCACTATACCGGCAGCGAGGTCAGCGACTTTCAGGACTTCATCCTGTTTACGAACTATCACCGCTATGTCGATGAATTCGTGAACTGGGGTGCGGCGCAGATCGGCACGGATGGCTATGTCGCGCTGACCGGGGCGGCGGGGCTCGACATCCGCGAGCCGACCACTCACGCGCAGGATCAATTGAACGACACCGCTTGGCGCCGGCACCAGATGCCCGCCTATCACCTGATCCGCGAGGACGGGCGCGGGATCACGCTGGTGAATATCGGCGTCGGCCCCTCCAACGCCAAGACGATCTGCGATCACCTCGCGGTGCTGCGCCCCCACGCCTGGCTAATGATCGGCCACTGCGGCGGGCTTCGTTCGACCCAGAAGATCGGCGACTTCGTGCTGGCCCACGCCTACCTGCGCGACGATCACGTGCTCGATCCCGTGCTCCCGCCCGAAGTGCCGATCCCGCCGATTGCCGAAGTGCAGCAGGCGATGGCCTTCGCGGCCGAAAAGGTCGCGGGTGTGCAGGGCGCGAACCTCAAGCAGCGGATGCGCACCGGCACGGTTGTCACGACCGACGACCGCAACTGGGAGCTGCGCTACTCGTCATCGGCGAAGCGCTTCTCGCAAAGCCGCGCGATCGCCATCGACATGGAGAGCGCCACCATCGCCACGCAGGGCTACCGCTTCCGGGTGCCCTACGGGACGCTGCTGTGCGTCTCGGACAAGCCGCTCCACGGCGAGATCAAGCTGCCCGGGCAGGCCAACAAGTTCTACGAGGAAGCTATCGCCGCCCACCTGCAAATGGGCATCGTCGCCTGCGCCATGCTGCGCGACGAGGGCGACCGCTTGCACAGCCGCAAGCTGCGCGCCTTCAACGAGCCGCCATTCCGGTGA